In Dehalococcoidia bacterium, the DNA window GCTACCCGAACAAGGCGCGTTTCTTCCGCCTCTGGACGGAGCGCGTGGCCCCGCTGCTCGAACAGGAAGGCGCGCGCTCCTGACGGCGAAGCGGGAATCTAGGCTCTGCTGACATTGTCCTGCTCACCACGAGCGGGTAAATAAAGATTGTCAACAGAGCCTAGCTGCTCGCTCGCCTTCTCCCTGTGCGGAAGCTACTGCGCGGGCCGATGGGCCGTCTCCTCGGCGAACGTCGCCCTTCGGCTCAGAAGAAGCCACGCGGCCACCCCCACCAGCAGGAACAGAGCCGCGTCAGCCATGAAGACGGACCCAAAACCAAGTGTCGCCCCCAGAATTCCTCCCAACAGCGGCCCCAACCCGAACGCCAGCGCGTTCACGCTCTGCACAACGCCGAAGACCGCTCCCTGATGCTCCCTCGAGACCGACACGCTCATCAAGGCGTTTGTGGTCGTGAGCAGCACCCCCTGCGAGATGCCGGTCAGGCCGAAGAGCACCACCGCCAGGGCTGGCGAGTGGACCCAGAACTGGGGGAAGTAGAAGACGGCCGCCGCGAAGCAGGACACAATGATGGCCAGGCGCATCGTCTCCCACCGGCCAATCCGGGCGACCGTTAGCGCCGCCACGGCGCTCATCAGCCCGACAAGACCGAACCCCACGCCCGCTATCGAGGCGGCCCCTTCCGCGACCATGTCCTGCATGAACACGGAGAAAATGGGTGTAATCATAGCGGGGCCAAAGCGCATGAGGAGCAGCAGCCCAAGCAGCGGAAGGATATTCTGGACGCGGAGCACCGTGCGGACGTTCTCAATAGGCCCCGGCCGGCGGCTCCCCTCTGGCGGCGGGACAAACCGCTCACGGACGAAGAAAACGACGACTAATGCGCCTCCCGTGATGAGGACAGCCGTGAGCAGAAAGGGTATCCGGTGTCCCGTCGCGTCCGCCAGCACGCCGCCCACCAGCGGCCCGCCGGTTATGCCCAGGAAAAACGCCATCTGGATGAGGCCCAGGGCGAAGGCTACCCGCCGCTTGGGGGCCTGGGATGCCGCCAGCGCGGACGAAGCGGCGATGGTGCCGGTAAAAATGCCCTGCAGGCCGCGTAAGAGGACAAGAAAGCCGACGCTGGGAACAAGACCCATGAGTCCAACGGTGATGGCTCCGCCGAGCATGGACCGTATGACCATGGGGCGCCGTCCGTAGCGATCGGCCAGCGTGCCCCAGATGGGGCCGGTGATGAAGGAGCCGATGCCGCCCGCGAACGTAGTGACTCCCGCCCAGAAGGCGCTGAGCCCCGGGTTGGAGACGCCAAGCTCTTGGATATAAAGGGGGAAAAAGGGCTGGACAAAACTGAACCCCAGCGCGGAGAGGAACTGGGCCGCCGCCAAGATATACAGGTTCCTCTGCCAGCCGGGGACTCCATCCAATTCGCTCATGGGGCCGATTATACTCCCACGGCGCCGTCACGCCGACAAACGTGTCCAAAACACAGGCCCCGCACGGCGACGCCAGCATGCGGCGGCGCTAGCTCCCGCCAAGCGAACCCGGCGTGGACTTCGGCGCCGCCGCTTCTCCAGGAATGGCAGCCGCCGCACGCGGAGGGCCTCGCATCATCCACACGCCCGCGCCCAGCGCGGCAAACAGCGCCGCGTCCGCCAGAAAGACAGAGCGCAGCCCCAGAGTCGCGCCCAGCGTGCCGCCCAGCAGAGGGCCCAGCCCGAACGCCAGCGCCGTCACACTCTGGAGCACCCCGAACACCGCGCCCTGGTGCTCCTGTGCGACGGTGGTGCTGATCAGCGCGGCGGTGCTCGTCATCAGCACCCCAATTGGAATTCCGGTGAGCGCCACCAGCGCCGTCGAGAGCGCCGGCGAATGGACCCAGAGCTGGGGCACATAGCACACAGCAGCCGCGAAGCACGACAGGATGGTCACAAGCCGCAAATCTTCCTTTCGCGTCAGCCGCCCCGTGAACACGGAGGCGCCGGCGCTGACGAACCCCAGCAAGGAGAAGGCCGTCCCCGCCACCGAAGCGGCGCCGTCCGTGACCAGGGTCTGCATGAATGCGGCCAGGGTAGGCTGGAGCATCTGGGGGCCAAACCGGACCAAGAGCAGAATGACCAGCATGGGCACAATGGCCGACATGCCGAGGACCATGCGAACATCTTGTATGGGGCCAGACCTGCTCTTCTGATCTTTGGGTGGTTCAAAACGCTCCCGCACGAAGACGAGGACAAGGAGCGCCCCCAGGAGCAGGAGGCCCCCGGTCACGAAGAAGGGGATGCGGTAACCGACGGCGTCCGCCAGGATGCCGCCCAGCAGCGGGCCCGTGGAAATTCCCAGGAAAAAGGCCATCTGGAGCGTGCCCACAACGAAGGACACCCGCTCCCGGGGGGCCTGGGCCGCGGCCAGCGCCAGGGAGGCGGTGATCACCCCCGTGAAGAAACCCGATAGCCCGCGCATGAGGACGATAAAGCCCACGTTGGGGGCAAGGCCTGTCAGGGCGAGGATGACCGCGCCCGTGAAGCCGGCCCGCAGCACCATCGGCCTGCGCCCGTACCGGTCCGCGAGGGTGCCCCAGATAGGGCCGGACAAGAAGCCGCCCATCCCGCTGGCAAACTGGGCCACGCCGGCCCAGAAAGCGGCCAGGCTTGCGTCCGGCACGCCCAACTGCTGGATGTACAACGGGAAGAAGGGACTGACGAAGCTGAACCCCAGGCTGGAGAGGAATTGCGCCACGACCAGCACGTAGAGGTTGCGCCGCCAGTCAATAGTCGCGGATGACGGTCTCACAAACAGCAAGTATACACCGCTCAGAGCGTATCGGACTGAAGAAGGCCCACTTGCGCAAAGGGTCGAAGCGCGGCAGGACTAGGATACGCCCGCGCGCCCCTGCCGGAACCGCGAGGCGAGCAGGCGCGCCGCCGTGACCACGTCGGGAGCGGCGCACACCGCCCGAATGACGGACGCCATGTCCGCGCCCGCACGCGCCACCTCGGCGATGTTGCCCGCGTTGACGCCGCCGATGGCGCAGACGGGCAGGCCCACCGCCTGCTTCACGGCCCGGAGCATGTCCAAGGTCGCGGGGCACGTGTCCCCCTTGGTTTGCGTAGGGTACAGGCACCCCACGGAGACGTAGTCCGCGCCGTCCGCCTTCGCCCGCATCGCTTCCGCCACGTTGTTGGTGGATGCGCCGATAAGAATGCCCCGCGGCAGGATGCGCCGCGCCTCCGCGACGGGGATGTCCTTCTGCCCCAGGTGCACGCCGTCCGCGCCCGCGAGCAGGGCCACGTCCACATGGTCGTTTACGAAGAACAGCGCATGGCCTTCCGTGGCGACGCGCTGGAGCGCGCGGCTCAGCTCAAGCTGGCGGCCCTTGTCGTTCTTCTTGTCGCGCAGTTGCAGCACCGCCGCGCCGCCCGCCACCACCTCTCGCGCCACCTCGACGATGTCGCGCTCGCCCACGATGTCCGGGTCCAGCACGACGTACAGTCCGGCCAGCCGGGCGCGCTTCGCTTCCCCTGTCATGACTTTGACCCTCCCTTGCCGACCGCCAGAAAGCGGCACGGCGCGAACGGCTCCAGCGGCACCGACGAGCGTCCATGCGCTATGAGTTCAGCCAGGGCCTGGCCGGTGGCGGCGCTCAGCAGGATGCCCTTGCGCCCATAGCCCGCCGCCATGTACACGTTGCGCCATCCCGACACGATGCCCAGGAGAGGCAGGCCATCGGCGGAGATGGGCCGCAGTCCGGCGCGGTACTCCACCACCTGCGCGCCTTCCAGCACGGGCGCCAGCCTGCGGATGGTCGCAGCGATGGACGCCTTGCCATCCTCCGTCACACGACATTCGAAGCCGACCCGCTCCTCCGTCGTCCCAGCCAGCACGGAGCCGTCCACCTTGGCCATGACGTAGTTCCCTCTGTGGAACAGCACGTGCCGAGGGGTTATCTCCGGGCCCGCCGCCAGCTTCACAAGCTGCCCGCGCAGCGGCTCGACGGGCACGGGAAGCCCCAGCCATTCGCCACAGTGAGACGCCCACGGCCCCATCGCGAACAGGTACGTACCACCCTCCACGACCTCACCCGTGGCGAGGACCACGCCCGTCATCCTGTCGCCGTCGCGGCGCACACCGACGACGACGCCGTTCCGGATGGTGACGCCCCGGCGGCTGGCGGCCTCCGCGAGCGCCACCACCAGGCGATAGGCGTCTATCTGGGACTCGCGGGCTGAGAGAATCGCTCCCCGCACACCGGGACCCAGCAGCGGCTCCACCCGCGGCAGGTCATCGTCGCGCACCCAGGACACGTCCAGGCACGCCTTCGACGTGCGGGCCGGCTCCAGGCGCTGCTGCCACGCCAGCTTGTCCAGAAGCTCGCGTTCCTCTTCTTCCGTGAAGGCCAGCCGCAGGACGGGCCGCTCCGCGTACAGAACGTCCACGCCCGTCTCCTCGCGGAGCCGTTGTGCCTGCTCCGGGTGCAGGCGCAGGCTGCGGTACGCCAGGTCGAAGGCGGGGCCTGGCGCAGTCGCTTCCGCCAGCGGCGCCAGCATGCCCGCGGCCACGCCAGAAGCCTGGCTGCCGACGCCGTCGCGCTCGATGACGAGCGACGTGACGCCTTCGCGGGCCAGGTAGTAGGCGACGGAGCATCCCGCGACGCCCCCGCCGATGATGACGACATCCGCTTTGCCCGCCATGCTAGCCTCCGCCGACCATGCGCACGATTTCGATGGCGTCCCCGTCGTTCAGCAGCCGCGTCGCGTATTCGGAGCGGGGCAGCACCTCGCCGTTCACGGCCACGGCCACCGCCTGCCCGCTGATGCCACGCATCGTCAGGAAGGCCTGCACGGCGACAGGATCGTCCAGGGCCACGGCCTTTCCGTTGACGGTCAGCGCTATCACGTCCGCGCTCCCTCATGACGCAGGGCGACCGCAGAGTCCAGCGCCGCGCGCAGTCGCCGCGCCGCGTCCACGGGGTCGTTCGCCTCAAGGATGGCGGAGACGACGGCGACGCCCCATGCGCCCGCGGCCATCACCTCCGGCGCGCGCTCCGCAGTGACGCCGCCGATGGCGAGCAGAGGCAATCGTGTGGCGCGCGACGCCTCGTCCACCAGGCCGACGCCCGCGGGGCTGACGCCCGGCTTGGACGACGTCGCGTAGATGGCGCCGAGGATGGCGTAGTCCGCGCCGTCCCGCTCGGCGTCCAGCGCACCGGCGACGCTGTGGACGGAGCGGCCAACCAGACGGCCCGCGCCCAGCAGCGCCCGCGCGTCGCGCACGGACAGGCCCCGCTCCGGCAGGTGCGCGCCGTCCGCGTCCGAGGCCATCGCCACGTCCACGCGGTCGTTCACGACCAGCAGCGCCCTGCCGTGCGTGACGATGCGAAGGCGCCGCGCCAGGGCCAGCAGCTCGCCGGCGGGCAGGTCCTTCTCCCGCAGCTCGACGAGGTTGACGCCGCCCGCGACGGCCCGTTCCACCGCCGCGTCCAGGGGGCCGCGGCAGCGCCGCCGGTCCGTGACCAGCGCCAGGCAGGGATAGGGCAGACCGGGACGGGAGGTCATGACGTCCGCGTTGGGCGCGCCACGCCCTCCACGGGGCTGCTGGCCTCCGCATAGGCCTTGCGCGGGATGCGCCCGGAGAGGTACGCCTTGCGTCCCGCCTCCACGCCGAGCCGGAACGCCTCCGCCATCATGGCGGGGTCGCCCGCCTTTGCGATCGCCGTGTTCACCAGCACGGCGTCGGCGCCCATCTCCATGGCGAGCGCGGCGTCGGACGGCGCGCCGAGGCCCGCGTCCACCACCACCGGCACCGTCGCGTGCTCCAGAATGATCTTGATCTCCTCCGCCGTCAGGATGCCCTGTCCGGAGCCGATGGGCGAGCCGAGCGGCATGACCGTGGCGCAGCCCGCTTCCTCCAGTCGCCGCGCCAGGACGGGGTCGGCGTGAATGTAGGGCAGCACGGTGAAGCCTTCCTTGACAAGCGCCAGCGCCGCCTCCAGCGTCGCTATCGGGTCGGGCAGCAGGTACTTCGAGTCGGGGATGACCTCCAGCTTCACCCACGTGGAGCCGGTCAGCTCGCGCGCAAGCCGCGCCGTGAACAGCGCCTCCTGGGCCGTGCGGCATCCCGCCGTGTTCGGCAGAAGCGTGTATTTGTCCCAGTTGATGTAGTCGAGAAGCGTCTTCTCGTTCGGCTTGTCCAGGTTCAGACGGCGGATGGCGACCGTCACGATCTCCGCGCCGGAGGCCTCCAGCGCCGCCTGCATCTCCTCGACGGTGCGGTACTTGCCCGTGCCGACGAACAGGCGCGAGCGGATGCGCTTCCCCGCTATGACCAGGGCGTCGTCCATACGATTGTCTCCTTCGCCGGGCGTCGAGCGCGCGATTAAACAAAAAGCGCCTCTGGATAATCCAGGGCGCTCGGTGTCAGACGCCGACTCCCTACGCTGGCATTATCCAGGTCAGGTTCCTGCGGTCGCCCCGATGCGTCGGGGCCTCTCAGCCTGGCTCTCCAAGCTCCCGCGTGCCTTGCTATGCGGTTGTTACCTTTCATTCTAGGCTCGCCGTCCGGCCAGCGTCAAGCGGCGGAAGGGGGGGCGCTTGACTTGGCAGGCGCGTCGCGCATAATTGTGACGCGAGGACGCAGGAGTTGACCGACACCAGAACGCCATGAAGCGAAGCGGCCCGACCGAACAGCGATGCGCAGTCCCGGCTGATAATAACAAGGAGGTGGAACAGGAACCGGCGCAATTGAAATCGCGCGTTCACGCGGGCCAAGAAGACACCTGAAGAAGGAGGAGTCATGCCTTACCGGCTGCTCGACGAGGACAGATATTACAGGCAGCCAGTCCTGGACCCCAAGGAGTATAAGCGCGTCATCTATGATCCAGGACTGGTGACCCGCATAATCTTCAACAGACCACGGTACCTGAATGCATTCAGCCACGCCCTGCTGGCTGAGCTGGAGGACGCCGCGGACCGCGCCTCCGCCGACCCGGAGTGCCACGTGGTCGTCTTGTCCGGAGCGGGCCCCTGTTTCTCATCCGGAGATGATAACAACGGGCTTACGCCGGAGTCAGCCCCCACGCTGTGGGACGGGGACGCAAGACCCCCCGCGAAGCTCATCGAGGAGTACGGCTCCGAGTCCGCGGTGTGGCACCAGTACAATATCGAGCACGACCACTTGATTCACTGGTTGCCCACCAGCAAACTGCGCACCATTCCAAAGCCCACCATAGCCATGGTGCACGGGTGGTGCATCTTTCAGGGACTGAACGTCGCTTCAAGCATGGACATGATCTTCGCCTCGGAGGATGCGATGTTCCTGGGCGCGAGGGCCGACGCCAGAGCGATATGGAACGTCGGTCCGCGCAAGGCCCTGGAGCTCGCGTACGAGCACCGTTTCCTGACCGCCCGCGAAGCCTACGATTATCACAGGGTCAATCGCATCTTCCCCACCCGCGACGTCCTTGAGCGGGAGACCATGGCCTTCGCGTACCGCATTGCCCGTCAGTCGCCCTCCGCTCTCCGTCGCGCTAAAGAGGAGTTCCTGAATACTATGGACCGATTCGGCTTTCTGGCGGCGGTTGTGGACCGGACTCCGCACCAGATGGTGTGGCGGCAGGATGCCGAGGAGGGACACCAGATGCGCTACGAAGGGAAAGGCAGGGCCCGGACCCCGGTGGCCCTGGCTAACCTGAAGGCCAAGCTCGATTCAGAAGGGGCGGAGGTCCCCGCGCATGTCAGGAAGGCGCTGGACAGGGCCGCCGCCAGGGACGATAAGGCGACCTGGCACAAGGTGCTCCATGCGGAGTGGAGAGACCCGAAGCGGGTAGCGCGCGCGGACAACAGCGCACAGGCCTATCAGGAGTCTAAGGCGGAATTCGAAGGGAAGAAGAAGGCAGAAATGGAACGGAGGGGCCTGATCAAGCTCTAAACTGAGAAAGCGGAGTCCCCCCGCTCCCTTGACAAGGGAGCGGGGGGACGGAATCTGGAGGGCAACCTAGACCACTTGCAGAAGGGGCTCCTCTCTGCGCTCTCCCGCGCCGGAGCTATTGAATGGTCTTAAGACCATTCCGGCACGTGTCCCGTGACGCGCAAACTCTGTATAATCCCCTCCGTGACCACCCCTTCGGCACAAGCCAGAGACCAGGCCGAGACACGCAACCTCTATGCGCTGACGTTCGTGGTGTTCCTGTCGGCGGTGGCGTTCGGCTCCGTCGCGCCGCTGCTCCCGCTGTTCATCCAGACGCTGGGCGTCACCGCCCCGGACGAGGCCGCGTTCTGGGCGGGCATCGCCCACTTCGCCAGCTCCCTGGGCGCCTTCTTCAGCGGGCCGTTCTGGGGCAACCTGGCCGACCGGTATGGCCGACGCTCCATGCTGCTGCGCGCCACGGTCGGGGGCATCGTCGTCCTGGCCCTGACCGGCCTGTCGCCCAACGTGGCGTTCCTGATCGTCATGCGCGTCCTGCACGGCACGTTCACCGGGGTGAATACCGCCGCCTCGGCCCTGGCGGCGTCGCAGGCGTCCGCCGGACGCACCGGACTGGCGCTAGGTTCGGTGCAAATGGCCTTCTTCCTGGGGAACATGGTCGGGCCGCTGTTCGGCGGCCTGCTGGCGGACAGGTTCGGCTATCACGTTCCCTTCTTTGTGATGAGTGGTGTGCTTCTTATTGATGTCCTCCTCGCGGCGTTTTTTGTCCGCGAGAAGTTCACACCCGCCGCCTCCGGAAAACTGAGCTTGAATCCCTTGAGCGGCATGAACACCGTTTTGCAAACGGCGGGGCTCCTGCCCCTGCTCGGCCTGCTGTTCGCGAGCAGGTTCGGCGGGTACAGCCTGGCCCCCATCATGGCGGTGTTCATGCAGCAGATGGCGCCCGAAAGGGCCGCGACGATGGCTGGCATCGCGCTTGGACTGGTGGCCCTGGCGAGCGCGCTGTCCGCTCTGGCCATCGGGCGGCTCGTTCCGTCACACCGACACTTCCCCGTTTTCCTGGTCGCATCGCTCGCCGCGTCCGCCCTGTTTTTCCCGCAGTTCTGGGTGCAGTCGGCCATTCTATCCATAGCGCTGGTTGGACTGTTTGGCCTGTGTCAGGGCACGATGCTGACCTGCTCAAGCTCTCTCGTCAGCAACACCGTGTCCAAGGGACGCCAGGGCGCCGTGTTCGGGGTCGTCCAGAGCGCCACCGCCCTGTCGCACGGGACGGCTGGTCTCGCTGCGGGCACTCTGAGCGTGACATTAGGCGTGCGTTCCGTCTTCGTGGCGGACGGGGCCTTGTTCCTGGCGATAGCGGCAGGCGCGTGGTGGCTGGTCAGGCGCAACAAGCAGAAGGTGGTCATTCCAGAGCGGGCATAGCGAAGGCGCCCAATCCCGACAGCCGGATGCGCGTCCCGTGCGCCCGGGCTGGACCGCCTCCTTACGCGCCAACTGACGAAGCTGCGCGTGATGCCTCCGCCACTACGCCCCCGGCGACCCGACAGCGGGTTAGCAACACGTCAGCAACAGGTTAAGCGTGGGTTAAACGCGCGACGGTCCGCACACCATCGCGCGGGCGAGCGGCCCCTGGCCGATGGCCGCTGCACGGAAAACGCCGTATAATGCTGCCCGTGTCCATCGCACGGGCTGAGGAGACCAAATGCTGACTGGCCTGCGTATCATCGAGTACGGCGAGGGCATCACCGCCCCCGCCTGCGCCAAGTACCTTGCCGACCTTGGCGCTGAAGTAATTAAAATCGAACCCCCGGAACGCGGTGACAGCGCACGGCGGAGTGAGCCGTTCCACCACGACCACGCGGATACAGAGAGCAGCGGACTGTTCCTTTATCTGAACACAAACAAGCTGGGCATCACGCTCGATCCCACCACCGCCACAGGCCGCGCAATCTTCGCGGAGCTGGTCAAGGATGCTGACGCCCTCATCGAGAACTATCCGCCGGGCCACATGAAGGCCCTGGGACTTGGATACAGCGTCCTCAAGAAGGCCAACCCCTTGCTGGTCATGACATCCATCACGCCGTTCGGCCAAACGGGGCCATACCGCAAATTCAAGGGATCGGACCTCATCGCGTTTCACATGGGCGGCATAGGCATGGATACCCCAGAGGAAGTAGAGGACGCGCCGAATCAGCCCCCCTTGCGCGGAGGCGGTTCCCAGGCGCATTTTCTGACCGCCATTACCGCGGGCATCGCCACGATGGGCATGCTTTTCGGACGTCATCAGACCGGCAAAGGAAGCTACCTGGACATCTCCGAGTACGAGGCGTTGGCGGACAATACGCGCCATCGCGCGGCGCAGTACCTCGCTGACGGCATCGTGCAGCACCGGTCCGGCGGGGAAGCTCAAAAGCCCGGTCACTTCGGCGCGGGCGGGCTGCAGCCGTGCAAGGACGGCTACGTGCAGTTCCACGTTGCGGAACGGCGTATGTGGCGGGCCTTCGCCAGGGTCATTGGAAAACCAGAATGGGCGGACGACGAGCGCTTCGCCGAGAGGCATACACGGTCGGCCCATTGGGACCTCCTGGAACCGGCTCTGCGCGCGTATACTCTGGCCCATACAAAAGAGGAGATAGTCACGGAGTGTCAGGGCGCTCGCGTGCCGTGCGCGCCCGTCAGCCAGCCGCGCGACCTCCTGAGCTCACACCACCTCAAAGAGCGGGGCTTCTTCATTGAGGTGGACCATCCGCGGACAGGAAAGGTCACGTATCCCGGCGCTCCCGCGGCGCTGTCGGAGGGCGGCTGGTCCATCCGGCGACCGGCCCCCCTGCTCAGCCAGCACAACGAAGACATTCTCGTCGGCAGGCTCGGCTATGCCAGGGACGACCTTCTGAAGCTGAAGGCGGCGAGCGTTATCTAGCCGAGCTTGAACGTGAAGGAGATAAGCTATGCCCAGGCTTCCCCTACAAGGCATAAGAGTCGCCGACTTTTCGCAGGTATTCGCGGGGCCCGCGGCAACCCTGTGGCTCGCGGCGTTGGGAGCGGATGTCATCAAGATAGAGAATCCCGCTCATCCGGACAACGTGCGCCGCGCGAATCTGGGTGAGGACAAGAAGTACCACTACAGCGAGGACCCACGAACCGCCTGGTTCTCCCCGCTGAACTTCGGGAAGAAGTCCTGTACGCTGGACCTGAAAAGCCCCGAGGGCCAAAACATCGCCAGGGAC includes these proteins:
- a CDS encoding MFS transporter, translated to MTTPSAQARDQAETRNLYALTFVVFLSAVAFGSVAPLLPLFIQTLGVTAPDEAAFWAGIAHFASSLGAFFSGPFWGNLADRYGRRSMLLRATVGGIVVLALTGLSPNVAFLIVMRVLHGTFTGVNTAASALAASQASAGRTGLALGSVQMAFFLGNMVGPLFGGLLADRFGYHVPFFVMSGVLLIDVLLAAFFVREKFTPAASGKLSLNPLSGMNTVLQTAGLLPLLGLLFASRFGGYSLAPIMAVFMQQMAPERAATMAGIALGLVALASALSALAIGRLVPSHRHFPVFLVASLAASALFFPQFWVQSAILSIALVGLFGLCQGTMLTCSSSLVSNTVSKGRQGAVFGVVQSATALSHGTAGLAAGTLSVTLGVRSVFVADGALFLAIAAGAWWLVRRNKQKVVIPERA
- a CDS encoding CoA transferase; its protein translation is MLTGLRIIEYGEGITAPACAKYLADLGAEVIKIEPPERGDSARRSEPFHHDHADTESSGLFLYLNTNKLGITLDPTTATGRAIFAELVKDADALIENYPPGHMKALGLGYSVLKKANPLLVMTSITPFGQTGPYRKFKGSDLIAFHMGGIGMDTPEEVEDAPNQPPLRGGGSQAHFLTAITAGIATMGMLFGRHQTGKGSYLDISEYEALADNTRHRAAQYLADGIVQHRSGGEAQKPGHFGAGGLQPCKDGYVQFHVAERRMWRAFARVIGKPEWADDERFAERHTRSAHWDLLEPALRAYTLAHTKEEIVTECQGARVPCAPVSQPRDLLSSHHLKERGFFIEVDHPRTGKVTYPGAPAALSEGGWSIRRPAPLLSQHNEDILVGRLGYARDDLLKLKAASVI
- a CDS encoding MFS transporter, with the protein product MSELDGVPGWQRNLYILAAAQFLSALGFSFVQPFFPLYIQELGVSNPGLSAFWAGVTTFAGGIGSFITGPIWGTLADRYGRRPMVIRSMLGGAITVGLMGLVPSVGFLVLLRGLQGIFTGTIAASSALAASQAPKRRVAFALGLIQMAFFLGITGGPLVGGVLADATGHRIPFLLTAVLITGGALVVVFFVRERFVPPPEGSRRPGPIENVRTVLRVQNILPLLGLLLLMRFGPAMITPIFSVFMQDMVAEGAASIAGVGFGLVGLMSAVAALTVARIGRWETMRLAIIVSCFAAAVFYFPQFWVHSPALAVVLFGLTGISQGVLLTTTNALMSVSVSREHQGAVFGVVQSVNALAFGLGPLLGGILGATLGFGSVFMADAALFLLVGVAAWLLLSRRATFAEETAHRPAQ
- a CDS encoding enoyl-CoA hydratase-related protein, with the translated sequence MPYRLLDEDRYYRQPVLDPKEYKRVIYDPGLVTRIIFNRPRYLNAFSHALLAELEDAADRASADPECHVVVLSGAGPCFSSGDDNNGLTPESAPTLWDGDARPPAKLIEEYGSESAVWHQYNIEHDHLIHWLPTSKLRTIPKPTIAMVHGWCIFQGLNVASSMDMIFASEDAMFLGARADARAIWNVGPRKALELAYEHRFLTAREAYDYHRVNRIFPTRDVLERETMAFAYRIARQSPSALRRAKEEFLNTMDRFGFLAAVVDRTPHQMVWRQDAEEGHQMRYEGKGRARTPVALANLKAKLDSEGAEVPAHVRKALDRAAARDDKATWHKVLHAEWRDPKRVARADNSAQAYQESKAEFEGKKKAEMERRGLIKL
- a CDS encoding MFS transporter, with the translated sequence MRPSSATIDWRRNLYVLVVAQFLSSLGFSFVSPFFPLYIQQLGVPDASLAAFWAGVAQFASGMGGFLSGPIWGTLADRYGRRPMVLRAGFTGAVILALTGLAPNVGFIVLMRGLSGFFTGVITASLALAAAQAPRERVSFVVGTLQMAFFLGISTGPLLGGILADAVGYRIPFFVTGGLLLLGALLVLVFVRERFEPPKDQKSRSGPIQDVRMVLGMSAIVPMLVILLLVRFGPQMLQPTLAAFMQTLVTDGAASVAGTAFSLLGFVSAGASVFTGRLTRKEDLRLVTILSCFAAAVCYVPQLWVHSPALSTALVALTGIPIGVLMTSTAALISTTVAQEHQGAVFGVLQSVTALAFGLGPLLGGTLGATLGLRSVFLADAALFAALGAGVWMMRGPPRAAAAIPGEAAAPKSTPGSLGGS
- a CDS encoding thiazole synthase, with protein sequence MDDALVIAGKRIRSRLFVGTGKYRTVEEMQAALEASGAEIVTVAIRRLNLDKPNEKTLLDYINWDKYTLLPNTAGCRTAQEALFTARLARELTGSTWVKLEVIPDSKYLLPDPIATLEAALALVKEGFTVLPYIHADPVLARRLEEAGCATVMPLGSPIGSGQGILTAEEIKIILEHATVPVVVDAGLGAPSDAALAMEMGADAVLVNTAIAKAGDPAMMAEAFRLGVEAGRKAYLSGRIPRKAYAEASSPVEGVARPTRTS
- the thiE gene encoding thiamine phosphate synthase, whose protein sequence is MTGEAKRARLAGLYVVLDPDIVGERDIVEVAREVVAGGAAVLQLRDKKNDKGRQLELSRALQRVATEGHALFFVNDHVDVALLAGADGVHLGQKDIPVAEARRILPRGILIGASTNNVAEAMRAKADGADYVSVGCLYPTQTKGDTCPATLDMLRAVKQAVGLPVCAIGGVNAGNIAEVARAGADMASVIRAVCAAPDVVTAARLLASRFRQGRAGVS
- the thiE gene encoding thiamine phosphate synthase is translated as MTSRPGLPYPCLALVTDRRRCRGPLDAAVERAVAGGVNLVELREKDLPAGELLALARRLRIVTHGRALLVVNDRVDVAMASDADGAHLPERGLSVRDARALLGAGRLVGRSVHSVAGALDAERDGADYAILGAIYATSSKPGVSPAGVGLVDEASRATRLPLLAIGGVTAERAPEVMAAGAWGVAVVSAILEANDPVDAARRLRAALDSAVALRHEGART
- the thiS gene encoding sulfur carrier protein ThiS, producing the protein MIALTVNGKAVALDDPVAVQAFLTMRGISGQAVAVAVNGEVLPRSEYATRLLNDGDAIEIVRMVGGG
- a CDS encoding FAD-dependent oxidoreductase; this translates as MAGKADVVIIGGGVAGCSVAYYLAREGVTSLVIERDGVGSQASGVAAGMLAPLAEATAPGPAFDLAYRSLRLHPEQAQRLREETGVDVLYAERPVLRLAFTEEEERELLDKLAWQQRLEPARTSKACLDVSWVRDDDLPRVEPLLGPGVRGAILSARESQIDAYRLVVALAEAASRRGVTIRNGVVVGVRRDGDRMTGVVLATGEVVEGGTYLFAMGPWASHCGEWLGLPVPVEPLRGQLVKLAAGPEITPRHVLFHRGNYVMAKVDGSVLAGTTEERVGFECRVTEDGKASIAATIRRLAPVLEGAQVVEYRAGLRPISADGLPLLGIVSGWRNVYMAAGYGRKGILLSAATGQALAELIAHGRSSVPLEPFAPCRFLAVGKGGSKS